In Opitutaceae bacterium TAV5, one genomic interval encodes:
- a CDS encoding peroxiredoxin produces the protein MAIAVGTRAPDFSLKSKNAEGLADIRLADYLGKSQVVLLFFPLAFTSVCTSEMCDVSNGLGAYEQLGAKVIAISVDSPFAQEAWAKANHITTTIASDLNKKTATAYGTLLADLNGLGSVSARAAFVIGKDGVIKYAEQTPTPKDLPNFEAIKAALAA, from the coding sequence ATGGCTATCGCTGTCGGCACCCGGGCTCCCGATTTTTCTCTCAAATCCAAGAACGCTGAAGGCCTCGCGGATATCAGACTCGCCGACTACCTCGGCAAGTCGCAGGTCGTCCTCCTGTTTTTCCCGCTCGCCTTCACCAGCGTCTGCACGAGCGAGATGTGCGACGTCTCCAACGGTCTCGGCGCTTACGAACAACTCGGCGCCAAGGTCATCGCCATCAGCGTGGACAGCCCCTTCGCCCAGGAGGCGTGGGCCAAGGCCAACCACATCACCACGACGATCGCTTCCGACCTGAACAAAAAAACCGCCACCGCCTACGGCACCCTCCTCGCCGATCTCAACGGCCTCGGCAGCGTCAGCGCCCGCGCCGCCTTCGTCATCGGCAAGGACGGCGTCATCAAGTACGCCGAGCAGACGCCCACGCCGAAGGACCTGCCGAACTTCGAAGCCATCAAGGCCGCGCTCGCCGCCTGA
- the acnA gene encoding aconitate hydratase (catalyzes the conversion of citrate to isocitrate), with protein sequence MSSQPLPNPFNTLATFSANGASHSFYSIPALEKAGVANVKKLPVSIRLVLESLLRNCDGKRVSEQAIHDLATWRPGAPRTEEIPFVVARIVLQDFTGVPLLVDLAAMRSAVARLGKDPKIIEPLVPVDLVVDHSVQVDFAGSAEAFQKNLELEFTRNRERYQFLKWGMQAFDTFKVVPPGIGIVHQVNLEYLAQGVLRDANNVWYPDTLVGTDSHTTMINGLGIVGWGVGGIEAEAGMLGQPVYFLTPDVVGVHLTGSLREGVTATDLALTVTQLLRKAKVVGKFVEFYGPGAAALPVVDRATIANMAPEYGATMGFFPIDGESTTYLRATGRTDEHVELYEAYYKAQGLWGIPQKGDIDYSVDIDLDLSTVTPSVAGPKRPQDRIELSGLKSEFHTAFSRPVTENGFGKKYEDFSTVAAQVRDTRLGHGSVLIAAITSCTNTSNPSVMLAAGLLAKKAVERGLTVNPLVKTSLAPGSRVVTDYLDKTGLQPYLDQLGFETVGYGCTTCIGNSGPLDPAIEEAVVKNDLVAASVLSGNRNFEARVHQNIKANFLMSPPLVVAFALAGRVDVDMSTDALGTGKDGQPVYLRDLWPTLQEVRDQLSAALKPEVFRRLYTDFAAQNPKWNEIPSTTGNVYEWDRDSTYIQEPPFFENFSLTPGTIQPITGARALGIFGDSVTTDHISPAGAIKKTSPAGRYLEAHGVAFADFNSYGSRRGNDRIMTRGTFANVRIKNLMLGGKEGGNTLGPDGQETSIYDAAQAWKAAGNTPLIVIAGQEYGTGSSRDWAAKGTNLLGVKVVVAQSFERIHRSNLVGMGVLPLQFREGDTAQTLKLDGTETYDVIGLDSSIRPQQDLTLKITRKDGQVDTIAVRCRIDTPIEIDYYQHGGILPYVLRQIVAQG encoded by the coding sequence ATGAGCAGCCAGCCGCTCCCGAATCCGTTCAACACGCTCGCGACATTCTCCGCCAACGGCGCCAGCCACTCCTTCTACTCGATCCCCGCGCTCGAGAAGGCCGGCGTCGCCAACGTGAAAAAACTTCCGGTTTCCATCCGGCTCGTGCTCGAATCGCTCCTGCGCAACTGCGACGGCAAGCGCGTTTCCGAACAGGCCATCCACGACCTCGCCACCTGGCGGCCCGGCGCGCCACGCACCGAGGAGATTCCCTTCGTCGTTGCCCGCATCGTCCTCCAGGATTTCACCGGCGTGCCCCTGCTCGTCGACCTCGCCGCCATGCGCTCCGCCGTGGCCCGGCTCGGCAAGGACCCGAAAATCATCGAGCCGCTCGTCCCCGTCGATCTCGTGGTCGACCACTCCGTGCAGGTCGATTTCGCCGGCTCGGCCGAGGCGTTCCAGAAAAACCTCGAGCTCGAATTCACCCGCAACCGCGAACGCTACCAGTTCCTCAAGTGGGGCATGCAGGCGTTCGACACCTTCAAGGTCGTGCCGCCCGGCATCGGCATCGTCCACCAGGTCAACCTCGAATACCTCGCCCAGGGCGTGCTCCGCGACGCCAACAACGTCTGGTACCCCGACACGCTCGTCGGCACCGACTCGCACACCACGATGATCAACGGCCTCGGCATCGTCGGCTGGGGCGTGGGCGGCATCGAGGCCGAGGCCGGCATGCTCGGCCAGCCCGTGTATTTCCTCACGCCCGACGTCGTCGGCGTGCACCTCACCGGCTCGCTCCGCGAAGGCGTCACCGCCACCGACCTCGCGCTCACCGTCACGCAGCTCCTGCGCAAGGCCAAGGTCGTCGGCAAATTCGTCGAATTCTACGGCCCCGGCGCCGCCGCGCTCCCGGTCGTGGACCGCGCCACCATCGCCAACATGGCTCCCGAGTATGGCGCCACCATGGGCTTTTTCCCCATCGACGGCGAATCCACCACCTACCTGCGCGCCACCGGCCGCACCGACGAGCACGTCGAGCTTTACGAAGCCTATTACAAGGCCCAGGGGCTCTGGGGCATCCCGCAAAAAGGCGACATCGACTACTCGGTGGACATCGATCTCGACCTCTCGACCGTCACGCCCAGCGTCGCCGGCCCCAAGCGCCCGCAGGACCGCATCGAGCTCTCCGGCCTCAAGAGCGAATTCCACACCGCCTTTTCACGCCCCGTCACCGAAAACGGGTTCGGGAAAAAATACGAAGATTTCTCCACCGTCGCCGCGCAGGTGCGCGACACCCGCCTCGGCCACGGCAGCGTGCTCATCGCCGCGATCACGAGTTGCACCAACACCTCCAACCCGAGCGTCATGCTCGCGGCCGGCCTGCTGGCGAAAAAGGCCGTCGAACGCGGCCTCACCGTCAATCCGCTCGTCAAGACCTCGCTCGCGCCCGGCTCGCGCGTCGTCACCGACTATCTGGACAAAACCGGCCTCCAGCCCTACCTCGACCAGCTCGGCTTCGAAACCGTCGGCTACGGTTGCACGACCTGCATCGGCAACTCCGGCCCGCTCGACCCGGCCATCGAGGAAGCCGTCGTCAAGAACGACCTCGTCGCCGCCTCCGTCCTCTCGGGCAACCGCAACTTCGAGGCCCGCGTCCACCAGAACATCAAGGCCAACTTCCTCATGTCGCCGCCGCTCGTCGTCGCTTTCGCGCTCGCCGGCCGCGTCGATGTCGACATGTCCACCGACGCGCTCGGCACCGGCAAGGACGGCCAGCCCGTTTACCTGCGCGACCTCTGGCCCACGCTCCAGGAAGTGCGCGACCAGCTCTCTGCCGCGCTCAAGCCCGAAGTCTTCCGCCGCCTCTACACCGACTTCGCCGCACAGAACCCGAAATGGAACGAAATCCCCTCGACCACGGGCAACGTGTACGAGTGGGACCGCGACTCGACCTACATCCAGGAGCCGCCCTTCTTCGAAAACTTCTCGCTCACGCCCGGCACCATCCAGCCGATCACCGGCGCGCGCGCCCTCGGCATTTTCGGCGACTCCGTGACGACCGATCACATCTCGCCCGCCGGCGCGATCAAGAAGACCTCGCCCGCCGGCCGCTACCTCGAGGCACACGGCGTGGCCTTTGCCGATTTCAACAGCTACGGATCGCGCCGCGGCAACGATCGCATCATGACCCGCGGCACCTTTGCCAATGTCCGCATCAAGAACCTGATGCTCGGCGGCAAGGAAGGCGGCAACACCCTCGGCCCCGACGGCCAGGAAACCTCCATCTACGACGCCGCCCAGGCCTGGAAGGCCGCGGGCAATACGCCGCTCATCGTCATTGCCGGGCAGGAATACGGCACCGGTTCCTCGCGCGACTGGGCGGCCAAGGGCACCAACCTCCTCGGCGTGAAAGTCGTGGTGGCGCAGAGCTTCGAGCGTATCCACCGCAGCAATCTCGTCGGCATGGGCGTGCTCCCGCTCCAGTTCAGGGAAGGCGACACGGCGCAGACGCTGAAGCTCGACGGCACGGAGACGTACGATGTCATCGGCCTCGATTCGTCGATCCGCCCGCAGCAGGACCTCACGCTCAAGATCACGCGGAAGGACGGTCAGGTCGACACGATTGCGGTGCGCTGCCGCATCGATACGCCCATCGAGATCGATTATTACCAGCACGGCGGCATCCTGCCCTACGTGCTGCGCCAGATCGTGGCGCAGGGCTGA
- a CDS encoding PTS glucose transporter subunit IIA gives MPVRLSELVDASYISLQVQNTRRTAALNEVARLLDGHPEVLNFQGFYNELLARDRLDTTCLGNEISLPHARTEHVRRIVLAIGRSNTGIIYENGNQNVRLMFVLGTPKNNPTEYLRIVSTLCRIAKDPANREALMNASTPEEFATALLAAEERLLAPVA, from the coding sequence ATGCCTGTCCGCCTGTCAGAACTCGTCGACGCCTCGTATATCTCGCTGCAGGTGCAAAACACCCGCCGCACCGCCGCGCTCAACGAGGTGGCCCGATTGCTTGACGGACACCCTGAAGTCCTTAATTTTCAGGGGTTTTACAACGAGCTGCTCGCCCGCGACCGGCTCGATACGACCTGTCTGGGCAACGAAATTTCGCTGCCGCATGCCCGCACCGAGCATGTGCGCCGCATCGTTCTCGCCATCGGCCGGAGCAACACCGGCATCATTTACGAAAACGGCAACCAGAACGTCCGCCTGATGTTCGTCCTCGGCACTCCGAAAAACAACCCCACCGAATACCTCCGCATCGTCAGTACCCTGTGCCGGATCGCCAAGGATCCGGCCAACCGCGAGGCGCTCATGAATGCCTCGACCCCGGAAGAATTCGCCACCGCCCTGCTCGCCGCCGAAGAACGCCTGCTGGCCCCGGTGGCGTGA
- a CDS encoding flavin reductase, with translation MLLDFSSLEPKYAYAWMVSLITPRPIAWVSSVSADGKTNLAPFSFFNGVTSNPPTLLFIPVNNRDGKKKDTVLNIEAVPEFVVNVVPQALAEPMNNTASLLPHGESEFEAFGIEPAASLHIRPPRVAAAPAAFECRLHQIVNVGEGPLAAHIIIGRILCAHISDSVLDERGRVDPAKLDTIGRMGGEDYAGTRERFTVKRPDRKS, from the coding sequence ATGTTGCTGGATTTCTCCTCCCTCGAACCGAAATACGCCTACGCCTGGATGGTGAGCCTCATCACCCCGCGTCCCATCGCCTGGGTTTCCTCCGTCTCCGCCGACGGCAAAACCAACCTCGCGCCGTTCTCGTTTTTCAACGGCGTGACCTCCAACCCGCCCACCCTGCTTTTTATCCCGGTCAACAACCGCGACGGCAAAAAGAAGGACACGGTGCTCAACATCGAGGCCGTGCCCGAATTTGTCGTCAACGTGGTGCCGCAGGCGCTCGCAGAGCCGATGAACAACACCGCCTCGCTCCTCCCCCACGGCGAGAGCGAGTTCGAGGCGTTCGGCATCGAACCGGCCGCCAGCCTGCACATCCGCCCGCCGCGCGTCGCCGCGGCCCCGGCGGCGTTCGAGTGCAGGCTCCACCAGATCGTCAACGTGGGCGAAGGCCCTCTGGCCGCCCACATCATCATCGGCCGCATCCTCTGCGCCCACATCAGCGACTCCGTTCTCGACGAGCGCGGCCGCGTCGATCCCGCGAAACTCGACACCATCGGCCGCATGGGCGGCGAGGATTACGCAGGCACCCGCGAGCGTTTCACCGTGAAGCGCCCCGACCGGAAAAGCTGA
- a CDS encoding oxidoreductase, with the protein MKKGLIVLDSHAYELIYGDEMRAEIAGLVDLVSPRPLTKAEVAADPAILRDVEVIFSGWGAPRMDAAFLEAAPKLEAVFYGAGSIRGFTSDAFWERGITVASAYAMNAIPVAEFTLATILLSLKNTWRYALGAKRLGHYPERIPCAGGYGSKVGIISLGMIGRLVRDRLRPFDLKVLAYDPFVKPEQARDLDVELVSLDEIFRQCDVVSLHTPWLAETVGMITGQHFELMKAGATFINTARGAVVREDEMIASLAKRPEITALLDVTYPKEPPLPESLLWTLPNVVLTPHIAGSQNGECRRMGRLMLDEFGRWSKGEPMQWSITRERAAVLA; encoded by the coding sequence ATGAAGAAAGGTCTGATTGTTCTCGATTCGCATGCCTATGAGCTGATTTACGGTGACGAAATGCGCGCCGAAATCGCCGGCTTGGTCGACCTGGTTTCCCCCCGGCCGCTGACGAAAGCGGAGGTGGCGGCCGACCCTGCGATCCTGCGCGACGTGGAAGTGATCTTTTCGGGCTGGGGCGCCCCCAGGATGGATGCGGCGTTTCTCGAAGCGGCGCCGAAACTGGAGGCGGTGTTTTACGGGGCCGGCTCGATCCGCGGTTTTACGAGCGACGCGTTCTGGGAGCGCGGCATCACGGTGGCCAGCGCCTACGCGATGAACGCCATCCCGGTGGCGGAGTTCACGCTGGCGACGATTTTGCTCAGCCTGAAAAACACCTGGCGCTATGCGCTCGGGGCGAAGCGGCTCGGCCATTACCCGGAGCGCATCCCGTGCGCGGGCGGCTACGGCAGCAAGGTGGGCATCATCTCGCTCGGCATGATCGGCCGGCTGGTGCGCGACCGGCTGCGTCCGTTTGACCTGAAGGTGCTCGCCTACGATCCGTTCGTGAAGCCGGAGCAGGCGCGCGATCTGGACGTGGAACTGGTGTCGCTCGACGAGATTTTCCGCCAGTGCGACGTGGTCAGCCTGCACACGCCCTGGCTGGCGGAGACGGTGGGCATGATCACCGGGCAGCATTTCGAACTGATGAAAGCCGGCGCCACGTTTATCAACACGGCGCGCGGCGCGGTGGTGCGCGAGGATGAAATGATCGCGTCGCTGGCGAAGCGGCCGGAGATCACGGCGTTGCTCGACGTGACGTACCCGAAGGAGCCGCCGTTGCCGGAGTCACTCCTGTGGACGCTGCCCAACGTGGTGCTGACGCCGCACATCGCCGGCTCGCAAAACGGCGAATGCCGCCGCATGGGCCGGCTGATGCTCGACGAGTTCGGCCGCTGGTCGAAGGGCGAGCCGATGCAGTGGTCGATCACCCGCGAACGCGCGGCGGTGCTGGCCTGA
- a CDS encoding sodium:melibiose symporter translates to MTDHPTPAGPARGGHHETRPEDRVPWREKLGLGLGNAAAGCPATLHTLINPIFNMTLGMSPALISTVLFIQRLWDAFTDPLIGQFSDNFRSRRGRRLPLMAASALPMSALFFALWWFPRGAGETWLFFHLLVVSLAFYSVQTFYSMSLMGLRIEATDDYHERTRVAMIAMVFGFVFQISSQWLFPLTRLEIFGDPVTGLRNVMLVVAAIYLLLALLPVWLCRERNYERVAARQPRLKLRESLRHVWHNPPLKRVVASRLIESFGYNIVGMFAVYMNNYYVFGGDLQRAAWAYGFMGSAFMLSAVGCSVFVYPALSKRLGKKRTFQIAVCVLMAGCLAKLVVYQPGLPWLQLVVLVSNGAAISGIALMGASMLGDIADYEEWRTGRRNEAFLASILSWCDKAGSSLGSLICGFILVWIGFDAQTGAQGARTLGLMKFFYFLMPFAGALAAFFIMRNYELDEDRVYEIKAELARRRATSSPLPSTQPASPLP, encoded by the coding sequence ATGACCGATCATCCCACTCCCGCCGGCCCCGCGCGCGGCGGCCACCACGAAACGCGCCCGGAAGACCGCGTCCCGTGGCGCGAAAAACTCGGTCTCGGCCTGGGCAACGCCGCCGCCGGCTGCCCCGCCACGCTCCATACGCTGATCAATCCGATCTTCAACATGACGCTGGGCATGAGCCCGGCGCTCATCAGCACCGTCCTCTTCATCCAGCGCCTGTGGGACGCCTTCACCGATCCCCTTATCGGGCAATTCTCCGACAACTTCCGCTCCCGCCGCGGACGCCGCCTTCCCCTGATGGCCGCGTCCGCCCTGCCCATGTCGGCGCTCTTTTTCGCGCTCTGGTGGTTTCCTCGCGGAGCCGGCGAGACGTGGCTGTTCTTTCACCTCCTCGTCGTCTCCCTCGCGTTCTACTCCGTGCAGACGTTTTATTCGATGTCGCTGATGGGCCTGCGCATCGAGGCCACCGACGACTACCACGAACGCACCCGCGTCGCCATGATCGCGATGGTCTTCGGTTTTGTTTTCCAGATATCGAGCCAGTGGCTGTTTCCCCTCACGCGTCTCGAAATCTTTGGCGATCCCGTCACCGGCCTGCGCAACGTGATGCTCGTCGTCGCCGCGATCTACCTTCTCCTGGCGCTGCTTCCCGTCTGGCTCTGCCGGGAACGCAACTACGAACGCGTCGCCGCCCGCCAGCCCCGGCTGAAACTCCGCGAAAGCCTCCGCCACGTCTGGCACAATCCTCCCCTCAAGCGCGTCGTCGCCTCGCGTCTCATCGAGAGCTTCGGCTACAACATCGTCGGCATGTTCGCCGTGTACATGAACAACTACTACGTTTTCGGCGGCGACCTTCAGCGGGCCGCGTGGGCCTACGGTTTCATGGGCTCGGCGTTCATGCTGTCGGCCGTCGGCTGCTCGGTCTTCGTTTATCCGGCCTTGTCGAAACGCCTCGGCAAGAAACGCACCTTCCAGATCGCTGTCTGCGTCCTCATGGCCGGGTGCCTCGCCAAGCTCGTCGTTTACCAGCCGGGGCTTCCCTGGCTCCAGCTCGTCGTCCTCGTTTCCAACGGAGCCGCCATTTCCGGCATCGCACTCATGGGCGCCTCGATGCTCGGAGACATCGCCGACTACGAGGAGTGGCGCACCGGCCGGCGCAACGAAGCCTTTCTCGCCTCGATCCTCTCCTGGTGCGACAAGGCCGGCAGCTCGCTCGGCTCCCTCATCTGCGGCTTCATCCTCGTCTGGATCGGCTTTGACGCACAGACCGGAGCACAAGGCGCGCGCACGCTCGGCCTGATGAAGTTTTTCTATTTTCTCATGCCGTTTGCCGGAGCCCTCGCCGCCTTTTTCATCATGCGCAACTACGAACTCGACGAAGACAGGGTTTACGAAATCAAGGCCGAGCTCGCCCGCCGCCGCGCAACCTCATCCCCCCTCCCTTCCACGCAACCCGCCTCCCCGCTCCCATGA
- a CDS encoding transcriptional regulator, with protein sequence MSRRSGSGHSLPPFLPMTLIPQHSLSSQTADRLKALIAQNTWPEWLPGERSLCQSLQISHTTLRTALSQLKHEGIIEARHGVGNRIVAFPALAPAAATVASPSSPAPPLPSPSVGLVTPNAVGELRPFSLWIDTFRDVLFESGWRLRLYEGAHYYRTNPAPVLEKLVRQNAHTCWVLVLSSSAMQRWFETRRIPCVLAGTCHEGIDLPSVDLDHRAISRHAAGVLLRAGHRHFVLLNPQSRLAGDQQTEMGFFEGIRQSPHAETATASVVYHDIDAASIEKCLVRIFHAQPPHRPTALIITNPYAYLSTFTFLTERGLRVPDDVSLISREDDPFFSYLKPAPARYLNQPEVFARKLATQVLGIPTRRPVARRHLYLLPKYYAGRSVAAPPATRTVTE encoded by the coding sequence GTGTCCCGGCGTTCCGGTTCCGGTCATTCATTGCCACCGTTTCTTCCCATGACCCTGATCCCCCAGCACTCGCTCAGCAGCCAGACCGCCGATCGCCTCAAGGCTCTCATCGCCCAAAATACCTGGCCCGAATGGCTCCCCGGCGAACGCTCCCTCTGCCAGTCCCTCCAGATCAGCCACACCACCCTCCGGACCGCGCTCAGCCAGCTCAAGCACGAGGGCATCATCGAAGCGCGCCACGGCGTCGGCAACCGTATCGTCGCTTTCCCGGCACTCGCCCCCGCCGCGGCAACCGTGGCGTCCCCTTCCTCTCCCGCGCCTCCCCTGCCCTCTCCCAGTGTCGGCCTCGTCACGCCCAACGCCGTGGGCGAACTTCGCCCGTTCTCGCTGTGGATAGACACCTTTCGGGACGTTCTCTTCGAATCCGGCTGGCGGCTCAGGCTCTACGAGGGCGCCCACTATTACCGGACCAACCCCGCTCCCGTTCTCGAAAAACTCGTTCGCCAGAACGCGCACACCTGCTGGGTCCTCGTGCTCTCTTCCTCCGCCATGCAACGCTGGTTCGAGACGCGCCGGATTCCCTGTGTCCTTGCCGGCACCTGCCACGAAGGCATCGATCTCCCTTCGGTCGACCTCGACCACCGCGCCATCAGCCGCCACGCCGCCGGCGTCCTCCTCCGCGCCGGCCATCGCCACTTCGTGCTTCTCAATCCCCAGTCCCGCCTCGCCGGCGACCAGCAAACGGAGATGGGGTTTTTCGAAGGCATCCGCCAGTCCCCGCACGCCGAAACCGCCACCGCCAGCGTCGTCTATCACGACATCGATGCCGCCAGCATCGAGAAATGCCTCGTCCGCATCTTCCACGCCCAGCCCCCGCACCGCCCCACCGCGCTCATCATCACCAACCCGTACGCCTACCTCTCCACCTTCACCTTTCTTACCGAGCGCGGCCTTCGCGTCCCCGACGACGTGTCCCTCATCTCCCGCGAGGACGACCCCTTTTTCTCCTACCTGAAACCCGCCCCGGCCCGCTACCTCAACCAGCCCGAGGTCTTCGCCCGCAAACTCGCCACCCAGGTTCTCGGCATTCCGACCCGTCGCCCCGTCGCCCGGCGACATCTGTATCTGCTCCCCAAATACTACGCCGGCCGTTCCGTCGCCGCTCCGCCCGCAACCCGCACTGTTACGGAATAA
- a CDS encoding aerotolerance regulator BatB: MTFLHPQLLWLLAIPVLLLTGDLLRRRRAARAAATTPAKILTALAGPRTLRLSPSPAPALSRAAALRWRLALGLACGVLALARPQWGRIEEPVFEQAREILIAVDLSRSMLAGDIKPSRLERARLLIQSLLGQLAGERVGLLVFSGTAFLQSPLSSDYEILREFLPELGPDYLPQGGTNYGALLQSALDSFSQESNADRFLVILSDGEADPEATPAWQPLADTARDRGIHIIGLGLGTAEGAMIPDGHGSFVKDERGAVVLSRLESATLRELADKTAGAYTDASQWIDLSALIRNTVARGQKGEFHESSRARLIERFQWALGPAFALLLWSLWREFPVHPRPRRITLASTTAAAFAFVLFSLPAPDVRAQQPEAGNQEPGAGSRKAGDKTLITNHPVTPPGPPVATKPDSGLLPLTSGLPADDEHAPSATVDSTKTSAALSRLVTRLADQPSLSAKDTAALAEATLAWGQPLHAQGKPVPGGPVDDALEAIRRAGKAEPRSADWQKLRTALEDLKQKQQPPPQDQQQQGDKQNQEKNDQQQQSQKNPSGADGQQGDKNEDSDKQDQSSSGQPGQSGDSQKSGSPDPSSANPSGSDNPSSPAPSPDRQPPPSSADTANDKGKDNDKPRTGQSAFGDKNDKDKDKPEDKSPAQGQSPARPEPSQPESGSGQAAQPIPADDKNTQRVGGVSTAGSALDKNTDPNLLVPLQRLERLKDADSPAELFNLMQDPQPQPAKPGRNW; the protein is encoded by the coding sequence GTGACGTTCCTGCACCCACAACTCCTCTGGCTCCTCGCGATTCCCGTGCTCCTCCTCACCGGCGATCTCCTCCGTCGCCGCCGTGCCGCCCGTGCCGCCGCCACCACGCCCGCCAAAATCCTCACCGCCCTCGCCGGCCCCCGCACCCTCCGCCTCTCCCCCTCCCCCGCTCCCGCCCTCTCCCGCGCCGCCGCCCTTCGCTGGCGTCTCGCCCTCGGCCTCGCCTGCGGCGTCCTCGCCCTCGCCCGGCCGCAATGGGGCCGCATCGAGGAACCCGTTTTCGAACAGGCCCGCGAAATCCTCATCGCCGTCGACCTCTCGCGCTCGATGCTCGCCGGCGACATCAAACCCTCGCGTCTCGAACGCGCCCGCCTCCTTATCCAGAGCCTGCTCGGCCAGCTCGCCGGCGAACGCGTCGGCCTCCTCGTCTTTTCCGGCACCGCCTTCCTGCAAAGCCCGTTGAGCAGCGATTATGAAATCCTCCGCGAGTTCCTCCCCGAACTCGGCCCCGACTACCTTCCGCAAGGCGGCACCAACTACGGCGCGCTCCTCCAGTCCGCGCTCGATTCCTTCAGCCAGGAAAGCAACGCCGATCGTTTCCTTGTCATCCTCAGCGACGGCGAAGCCGATCCCGAAGCCACGCCCGCCTGGCAACCGCTCGCCGACACCGCCCGCGACCGCGGCATCCACATCATCGGTCTCGGCCTCGGCACCGCCGAAGGCGCCATGATCCCCGACGGGCACGGCAGCTTCGTCAAGGACGAGCGCGGCGCCGTCGTCCTCTCCCGCCTCGAGTCCGCCACCCTGCGCGAACTCGCCGACAAGACCGCCGGCGCCTACACCGACGCCAGCCAGTGGATCGATCTCTCCGCACTCATCCGGAACACCGTCGCCCGCGGACAGAAAGGCGAATTTCACGAAAGCTCCCGCGCCCGCCTCATCGAACGTTTCCAGTGGGCGCTCGGCCCCGCGTTTGCCCTCCTCCTCTGGAGCCTCTGGCGCGAATTCCCCGTCCATCCTCGCCCCCGGCGTATCACCCTTGCCAGTACGACGGCCGCCGCCTTCGCGTTCGTCCTTTTCTCCCTGCCCGCGCCCGATGTCCGGGCGCAGCAACCGGAAGCCGGAAACCAGGAACCGGGGGCCGGGAGCCGGAAGGCCGGCGACAAGACGCTTATCACCAATCATCCCGTCACGCCCCCGGGCCCCCCTGTCGCCACGAAACCCGACTCCGGTCTCCTGCCCCTGACCTCCGGCCTCCCCGCCGATGACGAACACGCTCCGTCCGCCACCGTCGATTCCACAAAAACCTCCGCCGCCCTTTCCCGACTCGTCACCCGCCTCGCAGACCAGCCTTCGCTTTCCGCCAAGGATACCGCCGCCCTTGCCGAAGCCACTCTTGCCTGGGGTCAGCCCCTGCACGCCCAGGGCAAACCCGTGCCCGGCGGCCCCGTTGACGATGCGCTCGAAGCCATCCGCCGGGCCGGGAAAGCCGAGCCCCGCTCCGCCGACTGGCAGAAACTCCGCACGGCGCTCGAAGACCTGAAACAAAAGCAGCAGCCGCCGCCGCAGGACCAGCAGCAACAGGGCGACAAGCAAAACCAGGAAAAAAACGACCAGCAGCAGCAGTCGCAGAAAAATCCGTCCGGCGCCGACGGCCAGCAGGGCGACAAAAACGAGGACAGCGACAAACAGGACCAGTCCTCTTCCGGTCAACCCGGCCAATCCGGTGACTCGCAAAAATCCGGTTCGCCCGACCCGTCATCGGCCAACCCGTCCGGTTCCGACAATCCGTCTTCGCCCGCCCCGTCCCCCGACCGGCAACCGCCTCCGTCCTCCGCCGACACGGCCAACGACAAGGGAAAAGACAACGACAAGCCCCGCACCGGCCAATCCGCCTTCGGCGACAAGAACGACAAGGACAAAGACAAGCCCGAAGACAAATCCCCGGCGCAGGGGCAATCGCCAGCCCGGCCCGAGCCGTCGCAACCCGAATCCGGGTCCGGCCAGGCGGCGCAGCCGATTCCTGCCGACGACAAAAATACGCAACGCGTCGGCGGCGTCTCCACCGCCGGCTCCGCGCTCGACAAAAACACCGATCCCAACCTCCTCGTCCCCCTGCAACGCCTCGAGCGCCTCAAGGACGCCGATTCGCCGGCGGAGCTTTTCAACCTCATGCAGGACCCGCAACCGCAGCCCGCCAAACCCGGCCGCAACTGGTAA